The DNA window GTAGTTTTTAGCGAAGTCAAAAACTACTTTATAAATATCTTTATTCTACTATTATTTGATGACTTTCAGTTTGGTCATTAATGAAAATCTTCAAGACATAAATCCCTTTACTTAGTCCACCAACTGATAAAGTAGCTTTATTGTCTATAATTTTTACTTTTGATTTTGATTGCTCCATTAAATCAAAAAGTTCTCCTGATATTTTCGCTTTTTATTTTTTAAAATGTTAATAATTTATCATTTTTTTAGTCTGTTATCTTTTAAAAATTCAGTTTAATTGGTCTTAAATAGTTCTTTCAGCTTACTAAATATCTGTTTCATACTCATTCCAATGTTGCGAAATCTGTCGCATAACTTCCAACCTCTCACAGTCCTTCGTCAAACCCATCTACAGGGAAAACTTTATTTTTCATGCTTTCTGTTTTGATTTTTGCCTGAAGCATCAACATTCCTTCTAGCAAAGCTTCTGGACGAGGCGGACAGCCTGGAACATAAACATCTACAGGGATAACGTGATCGGCTCCTTTTACAACAGAATAGGAATTGTAAAAAAATGGTCCACCAGAAATGGCGCAGGCACCCATTGCAATGACGTATTTTGGTTCTGCCATTTGATCATACAAACGGCGTAAAACTGGTGCCATTTTGTTGACAATGGTTCCTGCAATGATGATTAAATCGGCTTGTCTTGGCGA is part of the Flavobacterium nackdongense genome and encodes:
- a CDS encoding NADH-quinone oxidoreductase subunit B produces the protein MGVNNTSEIPADFPGKVIPGGNGANILVTSLDDIINWGRANSLWSLYFGTSCCAIEMMQTGAARHDYSRFGFEVARPSPRQADLIIIAGTIVNKMAPVLRRLYDQMAEPKYVIAMGACAISGGPFFYNSYSVVKGADHVIPVDVYVPGCPPRPEALLEGMLMLQAKIKTESMKNKVFPVDGFDEGL
- a CDS encoding T9SS type A sorting domain-containing protein, whose product is MSGELFDLMEQSKSKVKIIDNKATLSVGGLSKGIYVLKIFINDQTESHQIIVE